The Streptomyces nitrosporeus genome includes a window with the following:
- the purN gene encoding phosphoribosylglycinamide formyltransferase → MASPPPSAAPARLVVLLSGTGTNLQALLDAIEGDPEGYGARVVAVGADRHGTLGAERAERAGIPTFVCRLGEYESREAWDAALTEAVAEHRPDLVVSAGFMKIVGKTFLAGFGDRFINTHPALLPSFPGAHGVRDALAHGVKVTGCTVHFVDDGVDTGPIIAQGVVEVTEEDTAEGEAALHERIKQVERKLLVEAVGRLARDGYRIEGRKVHLGHVGE, encoded by the coding sequence GTGGCCTCCCCGCCCCCCTCCGCCGCCCCGGCCCGCCTGGTCGTACTCCTCTCCGGCACCGGGACCAACCTGCAGGCGCTCCTCGACGCGATCGAGGGCGACCCCGAGGGATACGGCGCCCGGGTCGTCGCGGTCGGCGCGGACCGCCACGGCACGCTCGGCGCCGAGCGCGCCGAGCGCGCGGGCATCCCCACCTTCGTGTGCAGACTCGGTGAGTACGAGAGCCGCGAGGCCTGGGACGCGGCGCTGACCGAGGCGGTGGCCGAACACCGGCCGGACCTGGTCGTCTCGGCCGGTTTCATGAAGATCGTGGGCAAGACGTTCCTCGCCGGGTTCGGCGACCGCTTCATCAACACCCACCCCGCCCTGCTCCCCAGCTTTCCCGGTGCTCACGGAGTGCGCGACGCCCTCGCGCACGGTGTGAAGGTCACCGGGTGCACCGTCCACTTCGTCGACGACGGTGTCGACACAGGCCCGATCATCGCGCAGGGCGTGGTCGAGGTGACCGAAGAGGACACCGCGGAGGGCGAAGCAGCCCTCCATGAACGCATCAAACAAGTCGAGCGCAAGCTGCTCGTCGAGGCCGTAGGGCGGCTCGCCCGCGACGGCTATCGCATTGAGGGACGAAAGGTTCATCTCGGTCATGTCGGTGAATAA
- a CDS encoding DUF6350 family protein, with protein sequence MTSQVSERSPMLSVERSRSAVLASAFVRGACAAGLGLGAIAVLVMVLWISAPYPDSGPGGAFHVAIGVWLLAHGAELIRTDTLSGHPAPVATVPLLLAVLPVWLMYRAGRDSTEPGDEGEKPRARHSAVGASCAVAAGYLLVTLAAAAYARNSDMFPERLSLAWPLTAVVAGASAAGVWAGRGRPLGSLLVWAPLSFQEAAARARFRAGTRAAARAAAAGVAVLLGGGALLVTVALVWHMGEAQESFLALAGGWAGRVCVLLLALVFVPNAAMWGAAYGLGPGFALGTASTVTPLAFGGRPALPDFPLLAALPAQGQGTAVNWAAAAVPAAAGLAVALFAARAATPLSGEPGGSGVREDVWSPGGTALVVGLAALGCGAGAALLAAASGGPLGTGALAEFGPVWWLTGLAASVWTAVFGVPGALLIRVWRLRERRWAWRQHHSVSEEPPGPAEAGAGEPRRAWWKGRGRVRLWSGRGRGEDERGAAVEADRRDPLADDYVFLAAESWHTETARKARWSALRKNSGGLMADFAATPATPAPPGAVLTPTPAGHGADGGTAAEESGKDADDAGGRADTGRGGDGAGNEPVPADEATAGGGTADRRAGAGRADGGGADDKGAGGGGTDDGGAGDGTAVSRTANGRAPDAQEHTEPGRKTAPPTGA encoded by the coding sequence GTGACCTCCCAAGTGTCCGAACGCAGCCCGATGTTGTCGGTGGAGCGGAGCCGGTCCGCAGTCCTGGCCTCAGCCTTCGTACGTGGCGCGTGCGCCGCGGGCCTCGGGCTGGGCGCGATCGCGGTGCTCGTCATGGTGCTGTGGATCAGTGCCCCGTATCCGGACAGCGGTCCGGGCGGAGCCTTCCATGTCGCCATCGGCGTATGGCTGCTGGCGCACGGTGCGGAACTGATCAGGACCGACACGCTGAGCGGGCACCCTGCTCCCGTCGCGACCGTACCGTTGTTGCTCGCGGTGCTGCCGGTGTGGCTGATGTACCGGGCGGGCCGGGACTCCACGGAACCCGGGGACGAGGGGGAGAAGCCCCGGGCCCGGCATTCGGCGGTGGGCGCCTCCTGTGCGGTTGCGGCCGGATATCTGCTGGTGACGCTGGCCGCCGCCGCGTACGCGCGGAACAGCGACATGTTTCCCGAGCGGCTCTCGCTCGCCTGGCCGCTCACCGCGGTGGTGGCCGGAGCCTCCGCGGCCGGGGTGTGGGCGGGCCGGGGGCGCCCGCTGGGTTCCCTGCTGGTCTGGGCTCCGCTGAGTTTCCAGGAGGCGGCGGCCCGGGCCCGGTTCCGGGCCGGGACGCGGGCGGCGGCGCGGGCCGCGGCGGCCGGCGTCGCGGTACTGCTCGGCGGCGGTGCCCTGCTGGTGACCGTGGCGCTGGTGTGGCACATGGGGGAGGCGCAGGAGTCCTTCCTGGCGCTCGCCGGTGGCTGGGCGGGCCGGGTCTGCGTCCTGCTGCTGGCCCTGGTGTTCGTACCGAACGCCGCGATGTGGGGGGCCGCCTATGGCCTGGGGCCGGGCTTCGCCCTGGGTACGGCGTCCACGGTCACCCCGCTCGCCTTCGGCGGCCGGCCGGCACTGCCCGACTTCCCCTTGCTGGCCGCCCTTCCGGCCCAGGGCCAGGGCACGGCCGTGAACTGGGCGGCCGCCGCGGTCCCCGCCGCCGCCGGGCTCGCCGTCGCCCTGTTCGCCGCCCGGGCGGCGACCCCGCTGTCCGGTGAGCCCGGCGGGTCCGGCGTGCGCGAGGACGTCTGGAGTCCTGGCGGGACGGCACTGGTGGTGGGACTGGCCGCCCTCGGGTGCGGGGCGGGTGCGGCGCTGCTGGCAGCCGCGTCGGGCGGACCGCTGGGTACCGGGGCGCTAGCCGAGTTCGGCCCCGTGTGGTGGTTGACCGGCCTGGCGGCCTCGGTCTGGACCGCCGTGTTCGGCGTACCGGGCGCACTGCTGATCCGCGTCTGGCGGCTGAGGGAGAGGAGGTGGGCCTGGCGGCAGCACCACTCCGTGAGCGAGGAGCCCCCCGGGCCCGCGGAGGCCGGTGCCGGCGAGCCGAGGCGGGCGTGGTGGAAGGGCAGGGGCCGGGTCCGCCTGTGGAGCGGGCGCGGCCGGGGCGAGGACGAGCGGGGGGCAGCGGTGGAGGCGGACCGGCGTGACCCCCTCGCGGACGACTACGTCTTTCTCGCGGCCGAGTCATGGCATACGGAGACCGCGCGGAAGGCACGCTGGTCCGCGCTCAGGAAGAACTCCGGCGGCCTGATGGCGGATTTCGCCGCCACCCCGGCCACCCCGGCGCCACCTGGAGCCGTACTCACCCCCACCCCTGCGGGGCACGGCGCCGACGGGGGCACCGCCGCCGAGGAGAGCGGAAAGGACGCGGACGACGCGGGGGGCCGGGCGGACACGGGACGCGGCGGTGACGGGGCCGGGAACGAACCCGTCCCCGCCGACGAGGCGACGGCGGGAGGCGGCACGGCGGACAGGAGGGCAGGCGCCGGGAGAGCGGACGGCGGAGGCGCGGACGACAAAGGGGCAGGGGGCGGAGGGACGGACGACGGAGGAGCGGGCGACGGGACGGCGGTGTCCCGGACCGCGAACGGCCGGGCTCCGGATGCTCAGGAGCACACGGAACCCGGCCGGAAGACCGCACCGCCGACGGGGGCATGA